The following coding sequences are from one Triticum dicoccoides isolate Atlit2015 ecotype Zavitan chromosome 4A, WEW_v2.0, whole genome shotgun sequence window:
- the LOC119286416 gene encoding uncharacterized protein LOC119286416: protein MEGSNLPTGNMMQGIPYSGMNVHGSSMQMHATNSGKQLFNQSQMLGSFAMPINRATAPDNPGFQFGEHEKKDHHQQQQQQQQHSHYSKNSISDEEEHDMTEDVTDTQNDKGKKGSAWHRMKWTGSMVKLLITAASYTGEDPGADQGVRRNIAIVQKKGKWKAISKVMGERGCSVSPQQCEDKFNDLNKRYKRLTDILGRGTACRVVENPALLDSMHHLSDKMKEDARKILNSKHLFYEQMCSYHNNNRVNLPEDLALQHSLQVALRCKDEHDLRRDASADPEEGDQSADSDYEEHDKEHQTVHTNLRDSSMNKRMCHAVDHGDVGFVTSSSNGVSGRFNPHDITLDINNAIPGGANLSFVRKDLTSQQIELQKHRLQTQEQKLEVAKQRLKWERFRMKKDREIERMTLENEQMMLQQKRLELQLRHNELELELKGNANHA, encoded by the coding sequence ATGGAAGGCAGCAACCTACCTActggaaacatgatgcaaggaattCCTTATAGTGGTATGAATGTGCACGGTAGCTCCATGCAAATGCATGCTACAAACTCAGGAAAAcagctattcaaccaatctcagatGCTAGGGAGTTTCGCAATGCCTATCAACAGGGCTACAGCGCCTGATAACCCTGGATTTCAATTTGGAGAACATGAAAAAAAGGatcaccaccagcagcagcagcagcagcagcagcacagtcATTACTCTAAGAACTCCATCAGTGATGAGGAGGAGCATGATATGACCGAGGATGTTACTGATACCCAGAATGACAAAGGCAAGAAGGGTTCAGCATGGCATCGGATGAAGTGGACAGGTTCCATGGTTAAACTTTTGATTACCGCAGCATCCTACACGGGGGAGGATCCTGGGGCGGATCAAGGCGTAAGGAGGAACATTGCAATAGTGCAGAAGAAGGGCAAATGGAAAGCAATATCAAAGGTCATGGGCGAAAGAGGCTGCAGTGTGTCACCACAGCAGTGCGAGGATAAGTTCAATGATCTCAACAAGAGATATAAAAGGCTTACAGATATCCTTGGTCGTGGTACTGCTTGCAGGGTTGTGGAAAATCCAGCACTTCTTGATAGCATGCATCATCTTTCTGATAAGATGAAAGAAGACGCAAGGAAGATATTGAACTCTAAGCACTTATTCTATGAGCAGATGTGTTCCTATCATAACAACAACCGTGTCAATTTACCTGAAGATCTCGCACTTCAGCACTCACTACAGGTTGCTCTTAGATGTAAAGATGAGCATGATCTGAGGAGGGATGCAAGTGCAGATCCTGAAGAGGGTGATCAGAGTGCAGATTCTGATTACGAGGAGCATGACAAAGAGCATCAAACAGTTCATACCAACTTGAGGGATTCTTCCATGAATAAAAGAATGTGTCATGCGGTGGATCATGGTGATGTGGGTTTtgtcacctcaagctcaaacggtgTTAGCGGGAGGTTCAATCCGCATGACATCACATTGGATATCAACAATGCTATTCCAGGTGGAGCCAACTTGTCTTTTGTGCGGAAGGACTTGACTTCACAACAAATAGAGCTTCAGAAACATCGCTTGCAGACCCAAGAACAAAAACTGGAAGTGGCAAAACAACGTCTCAAGTGGGAGAGATTTAGGATGAAGAAGGACAGGGAAATTGAAAGGATGACATTGGAGAATGAACAAATGATGCTTCAGCAAAAGCGTTTGGAACTTCAGCTAAGACACAATGAACTAGAGCTTGAGCTAAAAGGCAATGCAAATCATGCATGA
- the LOC119289014 gene encoding glutathione S-transferase T3-like has translation MAGNMDYSDPQVWGVDSHPPGGYLSYFQNTAGPTQPMHNGSSPQPVNAGDDTNGGDCGRTEKRLLWKKQEDLRLVSAWLNNSNDPIQSNYRKNEQYWKDVTAVYNSTTPKNRERLVKQVKDRFGRIKKRVAWFCASYKEASALYASGESDADLKKRAMQTYEEDHKKDGPLMFEHCWEILKKEPKWDAYLERLEDLEPDKRKFSVDDEVGKHSTIDDDDDEDERPPGGKQAKEKQKRKRKDEVCIIDLEDGLQKFVDAQNVANEGRKDTLETQRRVSAENLEARKLAHLAAKDHKESVNARNISLIGDARHNRDA, from the exons ATGGCTGGCAATATGGACTACTCTGATCCACAAGTATG GGGAGTGGATTCTCACCCACCTGGTGGTTACCTTAGTTACTTTCAGAACACGGCAGGCCCCACACAACCTATGCACAATGGGAGTTCACCGCAACCAGTCAATGCTGGCGATGACACAAATGGTGGTGATTGTGGAAGGACCGAAAAACGCTTGCTATGGAAAAAACAAGAAGATCTTCGATTG GTCAGTGCTTGGTTGAATAATTCCAATGACCCAATCCAATCAAACTACAGGAAGAATGAACAATATTGGAAAGATGTTACTGCTGTCTACAATAGTACCACCCCAAAAAACAGGGAACGACTAGTCAAGCAAGTGAAAGATCGCTTTGGGAGAATTAAGAAAAGGGTTGCATGGTTTTGTGCGAGTTATAAGGAGGCTAGTGCTTTGTATGCTAGTGGTGAATCTGATGCAGATTTAAAGAAGAGGGCAATGCAAACTTATGAGGAAGATCACAAAAAAGATGGTCCGCTTATGTTTGAGCATTGCTGGGAGATTCTTAAAAAGGAACCAAAATGGGACGCATATTTGGAACGCCTAGAAGATCTGGAGCCGGACAAGAGGAAGTTTAGTGTTGATGATGAAGTAGGGAAGCATTCCActatagatgatgatgatgatgaagatgaacgTCCACCGGGTGGCAAGCAAGCTAAGGAGAAGCAGAAACGAAAAAGAAAGGATGAAGTTTGTATAATAGATCTTGAAGATGGGCTTCAAAAGTTTGTAGATGCCCAGAATGTAGCAAATGAAGGCCGCAAAGATACGTTAGAGACCCAAAGGCGTGTTTCTGCTGAGAATCTTGAAGCACGGAAGCTTGCTCACCTTGCGGCAAAAGATCACAAAGAGTCGGTCAATGCTAGAAACATATCGCTCATTGGTGATGCAAGACACAACCGGGATGCCTGA